The following are encoded in a window of Pseudomonas sp. St316 genomic DNA:
- a CDS encoding rhodanese-like domain-containing protein gives MTSLVREVPAAPSDIALQHFSRRLTFETDCSDVHASQQVGNIDFVLVDVRGPLAYERGHVPGAINLPTRTLTAQALAAYAKTTLFVVYCAGPHCNGANKAAVRLATLGYPVKEMIGGVMGWLDEGFRLSGTVERMADEAISCDC, from the coding sequence ATGACCAGCCTGGTTCGCGAAGTGCCTGCTGCCCCCTCCGATATCGCCCTGCAGCATTTCAGCCGTCGCCTGACATTCGAAACCGATTGTTCCGACGTTCATGCCAGCCAACAGGTCGGCAACATCGATTTTGTGCTGGTGGATGTACGCGGACCCCTGGCCTACGAACGTGGCCACGTACCCGGGGCGATCAACCTGCCAACTCGTACGCTTACCGCCCAGGCACTGGCCGCCTATGCCAAGACCACCCTGTTCGTGGTGTATTGCGCCGGCCCGCATTGCAATGGCGCGAACAAGGCGGCAGTGCGTCTGGCAACGTTGGGATACCCGGTCAAGGAAATGATCGGCGGCGTCATGGGCTGGCTCGATGAAGGCTTTCGCCTGAGCGGCACAGTGGAACGCATGGCGGATGAGGCGATCAGCTGCGACTGCTGA
- the ftrA gene encoding transcriptional regulator FtrA: protein MQFTPGLVAILAYDGLCTFEFGVAVEIFGLERPEFDFPWYAHRIVAVDDGPMRAMGGFQVLADGGMELLETARTIVVPGWRNRSEPPSQALLEALRRAHARGARLLSICSGAFVLAAAGLLDGLGATTHWRYTDELAASFPAVRVDPDVLYVDSGQVITSAGSAAGIDACLHLVARDYGVQVANSVARRLVMSPQRTGGQAQFIPSPVSRTPRSDLSSVMQWARERLHEPLGVRELASQAAMSERTFLRHFTQACGVSPKAWLQHERLARARELLESTGDNTDNIAQLCGYRSVESFRVAFRSVVGLAPSVYRERFGRG, encoded by the coding sequence ATGCAGTTTACCCCTGGTCTGGTCGCGATCCTCGCCTACGACGGCCTGTGCACTTTCGAATTCGGTGTCGCCGTCGAGATCTTCGGATTGGAGCGACCGGAATTCGATTTTCCCTGGTACGCGCATCGGATCGTCGCCGTCGATGACGGCCCGATGCGCGCCATGGGCGGCTTCCAGGTATTGGCCGATGGCGGCATGGAACTGCTCGAAACCGCCCGGACCATTGTCGTGCCAGGCTGGCGCAACCGCAGCGAGCCACCGTCCCAGGCGTTGCTCGAGGCACTGCGCAGGGCCCATGCCCGGGGTGCGCGCCTGCTGTCGATCTGCTCCGGTGCCTTCGTACTCGCCGCCGCCGGGCTGCTCGATGGCCTGGGCGCCACGACTCATTGGCGCTACACCGACGAACTGGCCGCAAGCTTTCCCGCCGTGCGGGTGGACCCGGATGTGCTGTACGTGGATTCAGGACAGGTCATCACCTCGGCGGGCAGCGCCGCCGGTATCGATGCCTGCCTGCACCTGGTGGCACGGGACTATGGCGTCCAGGTCGCCAACTCCGTGGCACGCCGGCTAGTGATGTCGCCGCAACGTACGGGCGGCCAGGCGCAGTTCATTCCCTCACCGGTCAGCCGCACGCCACGCAGCGACCTGTCGAGTGTCATGCAATGGGCTCGCGAACGCCTGCACGAACCCCTCGGCGTGCGCGAACTGGCCAGCCAGGCGGCCATGAGCGAACGCACTTTCCTGCGCCATTTCACCCAGGCCTGCGGTGTGTCGCCCAAGGCCTGGCTGCAACATGAACGCCTGGCCCGGGCCCGCGAGTTGCTGGAAAGCACCGGGGACAACACCGACAACATCGCGCAACTGTGTGGCTACCGCTCGGTGGAAAGCTTTCGCGTGGCGTTTCGCAGCGTCGTGGGGTTGGCGCCGTCGGTGTATCGAGAGCGGTTTGGGCGCGGGTAA